Below is a window of Halomonas sp. Bachu 37 DNA.
TGGGCGAAGGCCAGCGTCGCACCCTCTTTCAGGTTCGGTTCGACTTCCTGCTCGTAGATCGCCTTCTGGTTCTCGTCAGGCACCAGAATCATGACCACATCGGCGCTCTTGCAAGCCTCCGGCACGCTGGCCACTTTCAGACCGGCGGCCTCCGCCTTGGCGGCAGATGAAGAACCTTTGCGCAGTGCGACAGTAACGTCCACTCCCGACTCTTTCAGGTTGTTGGCATGGGCATGACCTTGCGAGCCATAGCCGACGATAGTCACTTTCTTGGCTTGGATAAGGGAAAGATCGCAATCTTTATCGTAATAAACGTGCATGGCGAGGCTCCGGAATCGAATGTCGTTAGGTATCAGCGTTGATGGCCACCCGTACCGTCTTGGCGCGGTACTGGGCTTTCGGCGTTGAGATGACTTTACGCGACCAACCTCGTTGCGTAAAACGCTATATTTGAAATGTTATATTTCATTATATGAAACATGGATTTTTTTATGGATAGTCGCCAATTCAAGCATTTCCTGGCAGTTGCTGATGCCCTGCATTTCGGGCGCGCCAGCGAATCGTGCCATGTCAGTCCTTCGACGCTGAGCCGCTCCATCCGCCAACTGGAAGATGACGTAGGCGCCGCCCTTTTCGAACGTGATAATCGTCACGTCACGCTGACGCCCCAGGGCATGACTTTCCAGCGCTATGCCCGCGACACGCTGGAACAGTGGGAGACCTTGAAGCGAACCCTGACAGCCGATGCCACTTTCCTGACCGGCGAAATCAGCATCTACTGTTCGGTGACCGCGAGTTACAGCTTCCTTTACGAGCTGCTCAGTGCGTTTCGTAGTCGTCACCCCGGCATAGAGCTCAAGCTGCACACCGGAGACCCGGCGGAGTCCATGGCACGCGTTCTGGCCGGTGAAGACGACATGGCCATCACTCCACGCCCACGCGTTCCGCCTCCGGCACTCGCCTTCAAGTCATTGACCCGTTCGCCGCTGGTTTTCATTGCCCCGACCAGCGTGTCGGACTGGCTACCCGCCTCACCCGAGAGCCCCACGGCCGAGCAGTGGCGCTCGGTGCCCATGATTCTCTCCGAGGCCGGGCTGTCGCGCGATTATGCCGATACCTGGTTCAAGGCGTTGGGCATCACCCCACGAATCTATGCTCAGGTAGCCGGACATGAAGCGATTGTCAGCATGGTCGGACTCGGCTTTGGTGTCGGCGTGGTGCCCAGGATCGTGCTGGATAGCAGCCCGCTGGCCGAGCGAGTCCAGGTCCTGACAGTCAAGCCCGAGTTGCCCCACTACGATGTCGGTCTTTGCGCTCTTAACCGACGCTTGAAAAGTCCGTTGATCCAGGCGCTTTGGGATGAAGTCAGCGAGCGGACATGAAAAAGCCGCCCCGAGGAGCGGCTCTTTGTATCATTTCCGAGTAACAGCCAGGGCTTACAAGGACAGGACCTTGTCGCCTCGGGCAATCCCCGACACCCCCGTTCGCGCCACCTCCAGCACCCCAACGGGGGCCATGGCCTGGAGAAAGGCATCCAGCTTGGTGGCGTCACCCGTGATCTGCACCGTATAAAGGCTCGGGGTGACATCGACGATCTGTGCGCGGAAGATA
It encodes the following:
- the ilvY gene encoding HTH-type transcriptional activator IlvY — encoded protein: MDSRQFKHFLAVADALHFGRASESCHVSPSTLSRSIRQLEDDVGAALFERDNRHVTLTPQGMTFQRYARDTLEQWETLKRTLTADATFLTGEISIYCSVTASYSFLYELLSAFRSRHPGIELKLHTGDPAESMARVLAGEDDMAITPRPRVPPPALAFKSLTRSPLVFIAPTSVSDWLPASPESPTAEQWRSVPMILSEAGLSRDYADTWFKALGITPRIYAQVAGHEAIVSMVGLGFGVGVVPRIVLDSSPLAERVQVLTVKPELPHYDVGLCALNRRLKSPLIQALWDEVSERT